A segment of the uncultured Desulfobulbus sp. genome:
CCTTCGCAGGTGATGAGCAGACGTTGGGCTATGTTTTCCAGCTCGCGAATGTTACCGGGGTACTCATAACTCATGAGCCGTTGCTCGGCTTCGGGAGAGAGTCGGGGGACTGTTTTTCCGGTGGCTGCGTGTTTGGCAAGAAAATGGTGGGTCAGGAGGGGGATGTCTTCACGACGTTCGGAAAGGGCAGGGGCGTTGATGGTCAGTACGTCCAGGCGATAAAATAAATCGGAGCGAAAATCACCGGTCTCAGTTTCACGCTTCAGGTCTTTATTGGTTGCCGCCAACACACGAAAATCCACAGGAATCTCCTGGTTGCCGCCCACGTGCATCACTTTGCGTTCCTGCAGAACCCGCAAAAGTTTGACCTGCATGGAGAGGGGCAGCTCGCCGACCTCGTCAAAAAAAACCGTCCCGCCTTCAGCCATTTCCAAAAGGCCTTTTTTGGCTTTACTGGCCCCGGTAAAGGCTCCCTGTTCATAACCAAAAAGTTCACTGGCTATCAGTTCTTCGGTGAACACCCCGCAGTTGAAGGCGACAAATCGTTTTTTCGAGCGGGGGCTGAGCTCGTGAATAGTGCGGGCGATCAATTCCTTACCGGTACCGGTCTCTCCCTGAATGAGAACATTACAGTCAAGTTGGGAGACCTGATGTATCGTTTCCCTAAGGGCGTGCATTTTGGGGCTTTGACCGATAATGCGGCGCGATCCAGAGTGCGAATCAACCTGCTGACGTAAGACATTGATCTGTTTCCGCAGTTGGTTTTTCTCCACTGCTTTTTCAACGATCATGCGCAGCTCATTAATCTTGAACGGCTTGGCCACGTAATCGTAAGCACCCCGGCGCATGGCTTCCACCGCCGTGTCCACGGTGGCGTGCCCAGTAATGACAACGACTTCGACATCAGGCCAGAGTTGTTTGGCCTCACCCAATACCTCCATGCCGTCCCGTCCTTTCATGCACAGGTCGGTCAGTACCAGGTTTATCTCCTCTTGTTTGAGAAGATTGATTGCCTCTTCACCGTCTCGGGCTACCCGTGTCTGGTACCCCTCTTTTTGGATGATATGTTCCAGATTTTCGCGGGCGATGGGTTCATCGTCCACGATAAGAATTTTTAAATTATTCATACCGTTGG
Coding sequences within it:
- a CDS encoding sigma-54 dependent transcriptional regulator; the protein is MNNLKILIVDDEPIARENLEHIIQKEGYQTRVARDGEEAINLLKQEEINLVLTDLCMKGRDGMEVLGEAKQLWPDVEVVVITGHATVDTAVEAMRRGAYDYVAKPFKINELRMIVEKAVEKNQLRKQINVLRQQVDSHSGSRRIIGQSPKMHALRETIHQVSQLDCNVLIQGETGTGKELIARTIHELSPRSKKRFVAFNCGVFTEELIASELFGYEQGAFTGASKAKKGLLEMAEGGTVFFDEVGELPLSMQVKLLRVLQERKVMHVGGNQEIPVDFRVLAATNKDLKRETETGDFRSDLFYRLDVLTINAPALSERREDIPLLTHHFLAKHAATGKTVPRLSPEAEQRLMSYEYPGNIRELENIAQRLLITCEGDQVEPQHVATVFGDTDWSPARDTREQWPTLMEQEKQYILEVLDEVEGNKSAAVKILGIDRVSLWRKIKRYGLESPDG